The Brassica oleracea var. oleracea cultivar TO1000 chromosome C7, BOL, whole genome shotgun sequence sequence AACCAAACCACGATCTGCGGTTAGTGTAACGTTCGAACCAGCAGGGACGAGGCCGGTTGTCGTATTGACTGCTTGTGCATGCCACACGATGGTTTTGTCAGGAATCTTGTCGAACCAAACGGAGAGAGTGAAACCATCGTTAGGTTGGATCTTGCGGAACCCGAAAGCAAAGTCACCGGAAGGGGAACGCCATGAGCTAGAGAATTGTTGGGACTCTGAAGCTGTGAGAGATTCTCCGACAGGAATAGATCCATTTATGATGTTCTGAGATGAAACTGTCAAGATAACACAAAGTGTTTGTAGTTGCAGGACAAGAAAAATATGGATTATCGAACACGAGAGGAATCCCATTTTGGTGAGGCAAAGATCATGAGATTATATGTATATATATAGATGAATCCCATTTTTCTGAAGCAAGTAATGAGATTATATTTATTATTTTAATATGGTTTTAAATTGATTTGGTCGTTACTATTGAACGTAGAAAAAGTGTAGGAAGACTTGCTGAATGGTTTTTTTTTTGGTTGAGAGTCAATGGAGCAGATTTTGAAGAGTCAACTGAGCTTTTTTTTTATCCATACAGCTCTGAATATGTGCTCAGACTCTATAGAGTCTTTTAACGTGTGGAATAAACTGCGTACAAGTGTGTGGTTATTGTAATTTGTATGTTTAATAAGACATTTCTCAATTGTAAACGTAAATGACTTTTGCTTCCCTAGGTTTTCTGAATAGCAAAAGATATTATCTTTATCTATATAAGTTGGGATATCAAATGCAAAGCTTAAACTAATCATCCTCTTAATGGAAAAGTCGTATTTTCTTACCAACCACTATTATATAAAATTAAGAGACATCAATCATGATCTTTTCAACTTTACTATTGTAACACCAGTAAATACTTGAGAGTTGAGACTAACAGGTCAATAATGTATTATATTTGTGTGTTTCAATTTTTTTTTTTTTGTTGTATATGGTATTTGGTATTATGCAACTTCTTTAAATAAATGATGTGCATCATCAAAGATAATAACATATATTAAAAAAAAAGAAGATAATAACAAGATGTTGATCCTTTGAAATGTAACTCATTTTTGTGATTCACATTTTCCCTTTACGGTACACATTTTTCCTTTACACTCATTACACTGGACCACAAGACAGATACTCATCACAAGACAATACACTATAAGGACAAGGGTTTGGAGGATCACGAACTTGAGTCACACCTTCAAGCATCTGTGTAATATTTCTCATGTTAGGTCTCAATCCTGATTCTTCTTGTATGCACCATATCCCTATTTTCACATATCTCTCTACCATCTCCATGTCCTCAATCGCCTCCAAATCGTCTTCGATTAGATCCTCCAACCTCCTGTCTCGGAAACAATCGTAAGCCCAATCGATGAGAATCACGCTTTCATCAAGATCGACGGCTTTCTTGCAGCACACGATTTCTAAAAGCATGACTCCGTAGCTATAGACATCTACTTTGGATGTAATGGGACTGTTCCTGAACCACTCAGGTGCAACATACCCTTTTGTTCCGCGGATGTTGGTGAGCGTATGCGTTTGGTTCATCATCAGAAGCTTTGCTAGACCAAAATCCGAGATTCTAGGGTTGTAAGACGCATCTAGAAGTATGTTCTGTGGTTTTATGTCGCAATGTATGATTTGCTCCTTACATTCTTCATGTAAATACAATATTCCGCGAGAAATCCCAACCGCGATCCTCTTCCTATCTTCCCAGCTCGGTCTCGGACGCCTGAAGAGAAAATCGGCTAGTGTCCCGTGTGGTATGAACTCATAGACTATCAAACGGCTATGTCCTTCGTTGCAGAAGCCAATCAGCCTCACTAGATTCTTGTGATGGATCTGACCAATCACTTTAACCTCATTCTTGAACTCTTTCTCGTTTTCTTGAGCAACACGGTCTAGTTTCTTGACAGCCACGGCAACTTCATCACCACCACAAATTTTTATAAATCCTTTGTAAACGATCCCAAAACCTCCTCTTCCAAGCTCGTCCATGAAATCTCCTGTAGCCACCACGAGCTCTCTGTATGTAAAGACCCTCAGATTCAACTCAACTGCGATAGATGTCGCGGGACCGATATCTCTAGCTTGACTCCGTTTCTTCTTCCTCTTCTCCCTCTTATTCATCCTTCTATATAGAGCAAGTAATATGAAATTAAAAAGAGCTGAAGTTCCAAGCAAAACCGAACAAGCGATGATCAACCAGCCGCTGTTTCTCCCTCTGTATCTGGTAACTGGAAAATCCACAACGCCTTTTAAAACTTTAATGAGTGTATAGCTATCACGTCCATCATCGTGATTACCATTAGGTGCTCTCTGTCCAAAAGACAATGGAAACCTCTTCAACCAACATACTCGATCATTTCCGTAAACAACAGCAGCACAGAAACAGTCGCTAAGACAAGCATTTCTACACGTGTCTTCATCATAGTTTTTGTACCTCTGGTAATCCCCGTACGGCCAGTTCGTG is a genomic window containing:
- the LOC106302137 gene encoding LOW QUALITY PROTEIN: G-type lectin S-receptor-like serine/threonine-protein kinase RLK1 (The sequence of the model RefSeq protein was modified relative to this genomic sequence to represent the inferred CDS: inserted 1 base in 1 codon; deleted 1 base in 1 codon), yielding MRFLSCSMIYLFLVLQLQTLLVSSENIINGSIPVGESLTASESQQFSSSWRSPSGDFAFGFRKIQPNDGFTLSIWFDKIPDKTIVWHAQAVNTTTGLVPEGSKVTLTPDRGLVITDPRGQQHWISSLPPGSGSVSRGLITDAGNFRFLSKDSGEDLWLSFDHPTDTLLPTQSIEIGSNLSSRLTETSFKKGRFRLHLGDDGDLKLLVLNSKSLAETDVYFSYYESGTTEPNPGTRLVFNQSGYMYVLRSDNATRFGIKENVPVSSGDVIAAPFYISTGFSLSTITPKSRGATGGSWLGLCXDNICEKSSEEALGNVACGFNSICILGDDQRPKCQCPEKFSLMDPSDEYGDCKPDFEMQTCGPENNETENVHVNAYELMRVDRTNWPYGDYQRYKNYDEDTCRNACLSDCFCAAVVYGNDRVCWLKRFPLSFGQRAPNGNHDDGRDSYTLIKVLKGVVDFPVTRYRGRNSGWLIIACSVLLGTSALFNFILLALYRRMNKREKRKKKRSQARDIGPATSIAVELNLRVFTYRELVVATGDFMDELGRGGFGIVYKGFIKICGGDEVAVAVKKLDRVAQENEKEFKNEVKVIGQIHHKNLVRLIGFCNEGHSRLIVYEFIPHGTLADFLFRRPRPSWEDRKRIAVGISRGILYLHEECKEQIIHCDIKPQNILLDASYNPRISDFGLAKLLMMNQTHTLTNIRGTKGYVAPEWFRNSPITSKVDVYSYGVMLLEIVCCKKAVDLDESVILIDWAYDCFRDRRLEDLIEDDLEAIEDMEMVERYVKIGIWCIQEESGLRPNMRNITQMLEGVTQVRDPPNPCPYSVLSCDEYLSCGPV